Within Apostichopus japonicus isolate 1M-3 chromosome 23, ASM3797524v1, whole genome shotgun sequence, the genomic segment CCCGAATGGTCTGTGTGGTAGAttatatagtccagtcactttaattgatgagcccCAGTTTCAAATTGGATCATTTGAAAACTATATGTAAGCGTTAAAGGAATCAACATTGACTGTTAGAAGTGTTTTCTACAACGTATAAAAGTGACTATTTTGTGCTTAAAGTCTCCTTTTAAATAAACCGTAAGCCCACTGGATTTGATGCTGGATGAGATTTTCTTTCTGGACATTGACCGTTGAGCCTTCGTGAATGATGATATGTAGGGTTACGTTCAGAGGTGAAAGGTCACTTCAAGTCCTTCGTATATAAGACATCAGACTTGAATGTTCATATCGTATACTTAAAAACGTCACTTTCATTGGTTAATCTGCTTCCGCGATTAGTTATTTATCATAACGTCAGCGGTTAAAGGTCATACGTCACTTTTGGAATAAGATCTGTGATttcgtattttgtattttagtgACAGACGTTGTTTGTAGCTATTTTtctatacgtatatatatataattttcagAACCTCAGACGAAGCTGTACTTCCCCCAAATTTCCCAAAAATATATTTACGTTAACGATTACGTTTGTTTTTGAGGCTCTGCTGATAAACACTGTTCACGCAGGAAATTGAGAACTACCTGATTCACGAAATAGCCCGGATGTTTCCTTTCTGGGCAGCCTGTCCTAGGAATAGAAATTATATAGCGATGCATAAATTACTTTAAACCGATGGGTAATGACCACAGTCAGATGGCTTTTCACATGTGCAGTGGTGTACGAAAGTAGGGGGCAAGACCTCCATAGATGGGAGTTGGTTTCAATGACCACTTGAAGGCATCCTCTATTTTATAAAACGCTCCAAGGACATCTAGCTCTCCTATAAAGATTCATGTCGATACCTAAATCAGTCAGGTTCATTTggaagtttattattattattgattggCACCATCTTGTATACCTTGTATATAACAACAAAGccacagaatgcaccatttgacgtttaaaactttcattttttctgGAGGTGGACCACACTAACCACACCCAACATTGGTGTTGACTAAAATGACCCAAGTAAAGCCCCCTTCTTTATCGTATCCTTTTTCGCCTCAGGCCCTTCCAAGAAAGTTCAGCCCAATATCTTGATCAGTTTTCAATTGGCCCCGCACCTGTGCACACCACTGCACTCCGTTATATACACAGAAATACACTGTGCTAACATCGAAGGAGTTCATCAAACACTATTGAATAGCTACTATATGTCTTCgttatttatataccataatACGCCATCCATATTTGTATTAAGTCAACAGTTATCTCAGAACTTCATGTCTAAACGTGGCAGTAACTAATATGTTGAACCTGTCTTTCGAAACCCCGCGGTAATATATTTTGTTGCAGTATTATAATAAAAGAAAGAGTGTTTTTTGGTtactaaataatataaattgtctttgatcccaGCCTTCGTTGTTCCTTTAATATCGAAAAAGCAATTTCACAACTTAAAACTGGTGGTCGAAGTGGCGAATAAAAACAGACTCTTCAAAATCTAGTCTATTGTCAACTTCTCCTTTAGTAAACTCAAAATACCGAAACTATATTTCTAAAATCAATCTTTTCAACACTTCCATTACTGCCTCTCCTAGTGCAACATTCTTTGGCaccactttcgatagcaaaCTCACGTTTAACTCCATGGTACAAACATAGATTGTctattaaaaatgaatattttgaaggaaaataaatatgaagaaGCATTCACTAAAGAGTGCGATTTCCTAAACATAAAATCAGTTCAAAgctttgccaaagatagcaccattttgcatctaaggcACCTTACATATGCAAACATTCTCACCCCTTCCCTTAcaccctccccaggacggcatcACCTGCACCGGGTGACAAAGGAAGGACTCGCCCGGTTGCAAACTGATCTAGTTATGCCACTGAGCTCGCGAAAATTCAGATCTGGTCTAGGTGAGTATAATGAAATTAATGTCCTCGACTTTAAGACTCGGACGCCAAGGTCTCTATATTACAACGCTGATGCTAGTGTGTGGTCGTCCAATACATAACGACGAACATCGTTGCATACATGTCGTACCCTGGGCATGTATATATAGCTCAATTAAAATCGTTTGGATCAAAGTTTGCTTATAAATAACTAGTTTTCCGATTTGTTTAAAAATCTCCTATGTATAAAAAGATCTAGTGTAGTTTAATGGAGCAGTGCTAGCGCATAGTCATGCAGGTTGTGTATATTATGTTACTGTAGGTCATTTGTTTGGGAAAATATTCAGTTGCGAAACAACCAGCATTCTTAGTAATGTTCTCATACTATAGTAGTCTTACATATATAATCGACAGTTTTATCAACATTTACACTGACGGCTTGACGTAGTTTTCATACGAAGGTAACGGCTTTCCACCTTTCAATATTAGCGTTATGTTAACTTGCTCGATGTAACTGTTCAATAGATCATGCATTTCCGGTGTGtacgggtcaaaggtcatctgactGCGATGTTTTTCCATCGGTTGAAAGTTACGAACAGCGCACATAATTCGTCTTGGTAAGATAGGTTGTCCAAGAAATGTAACCATTCGTGTTATTTCGTGAGCAGGGTTTTTCTCCAGTTCCTCAAAGAAGACAACTAGCAGTCGTTTGCAATTCATTAGCCAGTTAATGTTCAAATTTTTCCATCTACGAAATTGTGGAAGGAGCACATTCGTCCAGTGTTCTGAAAAGagaattgaatttgaaagtaGAACCTATATATCAAGCTCCGGGagaaatattttatgatatgtggtTGTTAGATTATTCATTGGCGTTAGCACGCCTATTACACGGCAAAGCTCGGAAACTGATAAGGGAATTTTATATCGAGCTGAAAATGAAACTCTTTCGAAGAAGTGTTTcgtgatgacgtcattggaAGTACTCTCATCATATTTCTTCAATCACATGAGTATTTTCTTAGTTGTAATGGCCTTAAAATGAGTTTTCCGAAACTATTTCCCTTCATTTTACTTTGATTACTGCTGCCCTGGTCGGAAAAAATCAAAGAGGGGCGCTTTTATTTTAACAAGCAAGAGAAAACGACGTATACTTTCTAAACAATATAATGACAGTATGATGGGGTCTTGTCACTTGATCAGACGGAACCAGCGTGATCGTAATTTACACTGCAACGACGTGTAAGATCACTAACGGTTACATGTATTCTGTGCGTGCTTGTAACGCGTGATTATAGATGATGGCTCCTTTTGTCAAGGTGAAGGTTTTCCAAAATTCCACCTCAGATTCCGAATATTTGGGTTTCAATTATCGAGTTCTTCGTCGATAATTGAAACTGACGAGAACGAAAGGATATATGGTTAGTTATAGGAGAAAACTTTAAAACAGctgaggggagggtgggggtgttATTACCAGAATAATAAAGGGATCTGCGAAAGATGCtttcttttttataaatattattatatataaacctCTGTTCAATTTGACATTTGTCATCATTTGTTCATGTGATCAATTGCAATGAAAAGGTGGTGAATGCTATGCCAAAATCTGTGCCCAAACTATTCCAATGAAACGGAACTACTTGATATTGAACAGCTGCAAGGGTGTATGCATGAGCAAAGACTATTGAGTCTATGTGAGTGATGACGTTGTAGGGTCAAAGGTGCAAGTTCATCAAAACTGAAGAAAACTGGTTTGATCAAATTGTCGCTCCCGTATATGAAAATCAGACTTGTAATGcatatatcttatatattaaCTTTACTTTTGAAAGGTCATGAGGTCAATGGAATCCAAGAGATGTGTTGTAAATTTCTGAAAAGCTGATATTTACTTCAGACTCGAACGAGTGATGACACCATACAATGACCAAATGATGGAATattgtgtatgtatacatatgagGTACATTTTAGACCGGTATATcttcaatattaattaatattaaattaatattaacatttttaatatatCAACCGAGGCCCTTTTGATTATACAAAAGCACGTGACTTACCGTTGCTTTTTTCCATTGAAGTCTTCAACTCGCTTTGGGTAAAATTTTTCACACCAGCAAAGAAGCGGAAGTACTCGGAAACTACGGAGTAGTGTGGGTTCCTGATTAACAGTATTGCACCTCCTTTGAACATAGAAATATGGTCAGCTGCAAACAGGTGGGATTTGACGCACACTCCTTTCCGGAGATTGAAATCTTCCGTACCAGCCTTAAACCCTgcagaagaagaagcaagacAGGTGACACTCTGATGTGAAGATTTACTGACTTCCAATTTTAATCTGCAATTAAAAATATTCAATCAAATCGAAAACTACTTTTCTGATAGCTCCACTTTCAATTGTTTTAACGGTTTTCAACTATAGGCTAGCACATGTGATTACAGCACTCTTTATACTGACACAGAATTGATATGTGTTGCAATGGTCAATTGCTTTAAGGATTAAAACTGCTTTGAGTATTTCTTTACCGTATTTGATAGCAACATTGTCCATCACAGTCACAACACAGAGAGGATCTTGAGTTCTAAATGTTGCTTTTATTAATGAAGTTTGAATTATAAACCAATGCTTCCTTTGCATTTATTTCATAGAGCTTTCACAAACTTATGTAAAACTGATTTCATCATTAATATTTTCCATCTATGGTTTCCAAAGGCGTTAATTGATCAGTTGGATTAGAATTTGACATTGGTAAATAGACAGTGTTACGTTATGTCTGTGTGTGGGTGTCAAAGTGTTCGTGTATGTTTTTGTATAGCCTCAGTCTTTTAGGAGAATTTTGTCtacttttttgttaaatttcaagGGGCGTTTCCTACGTTAAGTCTTTTACGAGCACTCTacatatttggtttgtaattGAATTCATAATGCCTTTTTCATAACACGGCATTACTTTCACAAGGATACTAATGAACTGATTAGTGTTAGAAGGCGGAGGGGTAGGGAAGGGGTAGAAAGGAAAGGGATCGCGTTCACTGGCAGACTGATGAAATTAAGCTTTAGAGAAAATGGAATTTTAATCttttattgtgattccttgatCTTACATTTCTGCACTCGTTCTTCCTTTTTCTCCCGAAACCAGTAAATGCTTCCAGTGGAGTACCTTGTGGCTACTTGTATAAGAGATCTTGTCCACGAGTTCCCCGAACGCGGAAAGCTGGCCAGGGCTGTAAGGGGCATGGAATAGGCGGGCGCTACTACGACGTCATCAATCATAGACTGACATTCCTCTTCACTTAAATCATCTAcgaaacaacaacaataacaacaacattatcataacaacaacattatcataGCATACGAAACAGCAATGATCAAGAAATGCGAAAAAAGGATCATCAATACAATTGATATATAAGCAACGAAAA encodes:
- the LOC139964540 gene encoding sialate:O-sulfotransferase 1-like, which produces MKSTSLILLSACTVSLLIGSAVLYNVSRHETQHLVPKHKVDRKVPPTKSNSQTGNRRVPMSKEWNLKYPSVNVTNFPQIDDLSEEECQSMIDDVVVAPAYSMPLTALASFPRSGNSWTRSLIQVATRYSTGSIYWFREKKEERVQKWFKAGTEDFNLRKGVCVKSHLFAADHISMFKGGAILLIRNPHYSVVSEYFRFFAGVKNFTQSELKTSMEKSNEHWTNVLLPQFRRWKNLNINWLMNCKRLLVVFFEELEKNPAHEITRMVTFLGQPILPRRIMCAVRNFQPMEKHRSQMTFDPYTPEMHDLLNSYIEQVNITLILKGGKPLPSYENYVKPSV